One segment of Paenibacillus rhizovicinus DNA contains the following:
- a CDS encoding YpdA family putative bacillithiol disulfide reductase has protein sequence MSDEQVIIIGAGPCGLAAAIELQAVGLNPLIIEKQNVVHSISQYPTYMNFFSTPLNLEIADIPFTTANEKPSRLEALNYYRNVALRRNVRINAYETVKAVEPQGDGSFLLHSSNRNGETRQYRADAVIVATGYFDHPNLLGIPGEDMDKVTHFFREAHPYTGMKVAIIGGSNSAIDAALELERVGASVTVVYRGENYSSSIKPWVRPGFEGLVGKGRIDMRFASRIVAIGPGSVTIEHAGEREELANDFVLALTGFRPDRAFLNSFGVTMEDEGYPTFDDETMESNVPGVYLAGVVASRHQANEIFIESGRFHGRKIAAHLLETGRIRKAR, from the coding sequence ATGTCAGACGAACAAGTCATTATTATCGGAGCCGGTCCATGCGGGCTTGCCGCGGCGATCGAATTACAGGCCGTCGGGCTTAACCCGCTTATCATCGAGAAACAGAACGTCGTTCATTCCATCTCGCAATATCCGACGTACATGAATTTCTTCAGCACGCCGCTGAATCTGGAAATCGCCGATATTCCGTTCACGACGGCAAACGAGAAGCCGTCGCGGCTGGAAGCGCTGAATTATTACCGCAATGTCGCGCTCCGGCGCAATGTCCGGATCAACGCGTATGAGACCGTTAAGGCCGTGGAGCCGCAAGGGGACGGCAGTTTCCTGCTGCATAGTTCCAACCGGAACGGTGAAACCAGACAGTACCGCGCCGATGCCGTCATCGTGGCGACAGGCTATTTTGACCACCCCAACCTGCTTGGCATCCCCGGCGAAGACATGGACAAAGTGACCCATTTCTTCCGCGAGGCGCACCCGTACACGGGCATGAAAGTCGCGATCATCGGCGGCAGCAACTCCGCGATCGACGCGGCATTGGAGCTGGAGCGCGTCGGTGCCAGCGTCACCGTCGTCTACCGCGGCGAGAACTATTCATCGAGCATTAAGCCGTGGGTTCGCCCGGGCTTCGAAGGGCTCGTCGGCAAAGGACGGATCGACATGCGTTTCGCATCGCGGATCGTCGCGATCGGCCCCGGCAGCGTTACGATCGAGCATGCGGGCGAACGCGAAGAGCTCGCGAACGATTTCGTCCTTGCGCTCACCGGCTTCCGCCCCGATCGCGCGTTCTTGAACTCGTTCGGCGTCACGATGGAGGACGAAGGATACCCGACCTTCGACGACGAGACGATGGAGAGCAACGTGCCGGGCGTTTATCTGGCTGGCGTCGTCGCTTCGCGTCACCAAGCGAACGAAATCTTCATCGAATCCGGCCGGTTCCATGGGCGTAAGATAGCCGCGCACTTGCTGGAAACCGGCAGGATCCGTAAGGCTCGCTAA
- a CDS encoding ADP-heptose synthase, translating to MRRRFVIEAVMVATYGQLLVPSRPVDFVLPYSTIMELYDMKDGPEPVMDDPEDDKHVKSKIQELIAFFEDPFNRKKIERSLQMPWRESSPLLLSEMVQFTVVHAVDNAQYGEYFDPIETELLLTSMKLSVPLLSDQFEFQDKLLEAEVPVQVYDIEDYEFAVEQGITASDFESMRDL from the coding sequence ATGCGACGGCGATTCGTTATTGAAGCCGTGATGGTTGCTACTTATGGTCAATTGCTCGTGCCAAGCCGGCCGGTCGATTTTGTCTTGCCATATTCCACGATCATGGAACTTTACGATATGAAGGACGGTCCGGAGCCCGTAATGGACGATCCGGAAGACGATAAGCATGTCAAAAGCAAGATCCAGGAACTGATCGCTTTCTTCGAAGATCCGTTCAACCGCAAGAAAATCGAGCGCTCGCTGCAGATGCCTTGGCGCGAAAGCTCGCCGCTGCTGCTGAGCGAGATGGTGCAGTTCACGGTCGTGCATGCGGTCGATAACGCCCAGTACGGAGAATATTTCGATCCGATCGAAACGGAGCTGCTGCTGACGTCGATGAAGCTGAGCGTGCCGCTGCTGTCGGACCAATTCGAGTTTCAGGATAAACTGCTGGAAGCCGAGGTTCCGGTCCAAGTCTACGATATCGAGGATTACGAATTCGCGGTCGAACAGGGCATAACGGCATCCGATTTCGAATCGATGCGCGATCTGTAA
- a CDS encoding ABC transporter ATP-binding protein, producing the protein MNMLLRLLKYLRPSMKWVVISALLLVFGTIVDLAAPWLLKQVFDKGITDKNVKLVLGFTLALAGIQVAKSLAMFVQGRSQELVGQNVVFKLREEMYTHLQRLSFSYYDKAQTGQLMSRMTGDIESVKNFIGFGAMAMFTGVLTFVGTIGFMLFMQWQVTLLSMATIPLLMYALYRFNKKVGPAWGQVREQMGKLTTTLQENISGIRVVKAFAREKVEQRKFEDRNDDNFTTNMERAKLEAAAFPLMNFYGGIVFVTMVWFGALYVANDKMSFGTFMAFQWYTWGIIWPLNMLGWQINIMQQAMKAAPRVFEVLDTPVDIAQDDAGSVDVKRIEGNVIFDDVAFHFADQDPANEEGVLEGISLNVKQGEVIAVLGATGSGKSSLIALMSRFYDVTRGTLRIDGTDVKDYELDGLRRKIGIVPQETFLFSATIRENIAYGVPEATQEQIEWAASKAQIHSFIEGMPFGYDTIIGERGVGLSGGQRQRVALARAILMDPPILVLDEATASVDTATESAIHEALLEVMKGRTTFIIAQRLSSVKRADRIIVLDRGRIVQQGTHRELFAQDGFFRNLFQMQEAAASR; encoded by the coding sequence ATGAACATGTTGTTGCGCTTGCTGAAGTATTTACGTCCGAGCATGAAATGGGTCGTCATCTCGGCGCTGCTGCTGGTGTTCGGGACGATCGTCGACCTGGCAGCTCCGTGGCTGTTGAAACAAGTGTTCGATAAGGGGATTACAGACAAAAACGTAAAATTGGTTCTCGGTTTCACCTTGGCGCTGGCAGGCATCCAGGTAGCCAAAAGTTTGGCGATGTTCGTGCAAGGACGTTCGCAGGAATTGGTCGGACAGAACGTCGTCTTCAAGCTCCGGGAGGAAATGTATACGCATTTGCAGCGGCTGTCCTTCAGCTACTACGACAAAGCGCAGACCGGACAACTGATGTCGAGAATGACGGGCGATATTGAATCGGTCAAGAACTTCATCGGGTTCGGCGCGATGGCGATGTTTACCGGCGTCCTGACCTTCGTGGGCACGATCGGGTTCATGCTGTTCATGCAATGGCAGGTGACGCTGCTCAGCATGGCGACCATTCCGCTGCTGATGTACGCGCTGTATCGGTTCAACAAGAAAGTCGGTCCTGCATGGGGTCAGGTTCGGGAGCAGATGGGAAAATTAACGACGACGCTGCAGGAGAACATTTCCGGCATTCGGGTCGTCAAGGCGTTCGCGCGGGAGAAAGTCGAACAGCGCAAATTCGAGGATCGCAACGACGATAACTTCACGACCAACATGGAGCGCGCGAAGCTGGAAGCGGCCGCGTTTCCGCTGATGAACTTCTACGGCGGCATCGTGTTCGTGACGATGGTATGGTTCGGCGCGCTGTACGTGGCGAACGACAAGATGTCCTTCGGAACGTTCATGGCGTTCCAATGGTACACGTGGGGCATCATTTGGCCGCTCAACATGCTCGGCTGGCAGATCAACATCATGCAGCAGGCGATGAAAGCGGCGCCGCGGGTATTCGAAGTCTTGGATACGCCCGTCGATATCGCCCAAGACGATGCAGGCAGCGTAGACGTCAAACGAATCGAAGGCAACGTGATCTTCGACGACGTCGCGTTCCATTTCGCGGATCAAGATCCGGCGAACGAAGAAGGCGTGCTCGAAGGCATTTCGCTGAACGTGAAACAAGGCGAGGTAATCGCGGTGCTTGGAGCGACGGGTTCGGGCAAAAGCAGTCTCATCGCGCTGATGTCGCGGTTCTACGATGTCACCCGCGGGACATTGCGGATCGACGGCACCGACGTCAAGGATTACGAGCTGGACGGACTGCGCCGGAAGATCGGCATCGTTCCGCAGGAAACATTCCTGTTCTCGGCAACGATCCGCGAGAATATCGCCTACGGCGTACCGGAAGCGACGCAGGAGCAAATCGAGTGGGCGGCAAGCAAAGCGCAAATCCATTCGTTTATCGAAGGCATGCCGTTCGGGTACGACACCATCATCGGCGAACGCGGCGTCGGACTATCCGGCGGTCAACGGCAGCGCGTCGCATTGGCGCGCGCGATTCTCATGGATCCGCCGATTCTCGTCCTCGACGAGGCGACGGCGAGCGTGGACACGGCAACGGAGTCCGCGATTCACGAGGCTTTGCTGGAAGTAATGAAGGGCCGCACGACGTTCATTATCGCCCAGCGGTTGTCATCCGTGAAACGGGCGGATCGCATTATCGTGCTGGATCGGGGCCGAATCGTGCAGCAAGGCACGCATCGGGAGCTGTTCGCGCAGGATGGATTCTTCCGCAATCTGTTTCAAATGCAAGAAGCCGCGGCTTCGCGGTAA
- a CDS encoding ABC transporter ATP-binding protein, whose translation MEWDSGEEIEEKPFNRTYLKRLFRYVLPYRKVIGFVIVIVLINMALSLAEPLLVRYIIDDGIMDKDFMVINILGAVLLGSKAIGWLLGYLHTKMINFTGQRILFDLRQQLFNHLQSLSFRFFDGRPAGKIMSRITNDTNAIGELINGGLITMVMEFTHLIGIIVILLWMDWKLALLSFITLPLLYLIVGLMQPKIEGSWSHSRKTMSAINGNLNETIQGIRVIQAFSRQKENNRRFEQLNTRNKNAFMRAITLESMVWPSVEMIGMIGTCIVLWFGANAVMDGDLTLGFIMAFINYLWRFWGPLSALSKVYSQVLSAMASAERIFEILDTEPEVKDREGALVMKQIKGEVIFDNVSFRYAEDKPDVLRNVNVHIKPGQRVALVGPTGAGKSTIVNLLMRFYDTTGGRILIDGEEVKSVTLESLRRQMGIVLQDSFIFSGTIEDNLRYGNEDASDEALRRAAESVRIDKFASQFAEGYMTQVEERGSKLSVGQRQLLAFGRVLLSDPRILILDEATSSVDTETEQHIQAALQTVLEGRTAFIIAHRLSTIRDADIILVVKDGQISEQGSHDELMQQGGLYKKLYMTQFEMQQSLAMQTGA comes from the coding sequence GTGGAGTGGGATTCCGGCGAAGAGATCGAAGAAAAGCCGTTTAATCGTACGTATCTTAAACGGCTGTTCCGCTATGTGCTTCCCTATCGGAAAGTAATCGGCTTCGTGATCGTCATCGTATTGATTAACATGGCGTTAAGCTTAGCGGAGCCGCTGCTCGTCAGATACATCATCGACGACGGCATTATGGATAAAGACTTCATGGTCATCAACATCCTCGGCGCAGTGCTGCTCGGATCCAAGGCAATCGGCTGGCTGCTGGGCTATCTGCATACGAAGATGATCAATTTTACGGGACAGCGCATTCTGTTCGATTTGCGTCAACAGCTGTTCAATCACCTGCAATCATTATCATTCCGATTCTTCGACGGCCGGCCGGCAGGGAAAATCATGTCCCGGATCACGAACGACACGAATGCCATCGGCGAGCTGATTAACGGCGGCCTCATCACGATGGTCATGGAATTCACCCATCTGATCGGTATTATTGTGATTCTGCTCTGGATGGACTGGAAGCTGGCGCTGCTATCTTTCATTACATTGCCTTTGCTCTATCTCATCGTGGGCTTGATGCAGCCGAAGATCGAAGGATCCTGGTCGCATTCGCGCAAAACGATGTCCGCTATCAACGGCAACCTGAACGAAACGATTCAAGGCATTCGCGTCATTCAAGCGTTCTCCCGCCAGAAGGAGAACAACCGCCGGTTCGAGCAGTTGAACACGCGCAACAAGAATGCGTTCATGCGCGCCATCACGCTGGAATCGATGGTATGGCCTTCCGTCGAGATGATCGGCATGATCGGTACTTGCATCGTGCTGTGGTTCGGAGCGAATGCCGTCATGGACGGCGATCTGACGCTCGGCTTCATCATGGCGTTCATCAATTATCTATGGCGGTTCTGGGGCCCGCTCAGCGCGTTGTCCAAGGTGTACAGCCAAGTGCTGTCGGCCATGGCCTCGGCGGAACGGATCTTCGAGATCCTGGATACCGAGCCGGAAGTGAAGGACCGCGAAGGCGCGCTGGTTATGAAACAGATCAAAGGCGAAGTCATCTTCGACAATGTATCCTTCCGCTACGCAGAGGATAAACCCGATGTGCTGCGCAACGTGAACGTGCACATCAAGCCGGGACAGCGCGTCGCGCTGGTCGGCCCGACAGGGGCGGGCAAGAGCACGATCGTCAATCTGCTGATGCGCTTCTACGATACGACCGGAGGCCGCATCTTGATCGACGGCGAGGAAGTAAAGTCGGTCACGCTAGAATCGCTTCGGAGGCAGATGGGTATCGTGCTCCAGGATTCGTTTATCTTCTCCGGCACGATCGAAGACAATCTGCGCTACGGAAACGAAGATGCGTCGGACGAAGCGCTTCGCCGAGCCGCGGAGAGCGTCCGCATCGATAAATTCGCGTCGCAGTTCGCGGAGGGCTACATGACGCAGGTCGAAGAGCGCGGATCCAAGCTGTCCGTCGGCCAGCGTCAATTGCTGGCATTCGGCCGCGTACTCCTGTCCGATCCGCGGATTCTGATCCTCGACGAGGCGACGTCCAGCGTCGATACGGAAACGGAGCAGCATATCCAAGCGGCGCTGCAGACGGTGCTTGAGGGTCGGACCGCGTTCATCATCGCGCACCGGCTGTCGACCATTCGCGATGCGGATATCATTCTCGTCGTGAAGGACGGGCAAATATCCGAGCAAGGCTCGCATGACGAGCTGATGCAGCAGGGCGGCTTATATAAGAAGCTTTACATGACGCAATTCGAGATGCAGCAATCGCTTGCGATGCAAACTGGCGCTTAA
- the serS gene encoding serine--tRNA ligase has protein sequence MLEIGLVRERAADIQEAADRKGIALSIAELLSVDDRRRALKRETEELRASRNRSSKAVEGLMREGKQEEAEQEKRQAAAQLAMLKQAEEQFREVEQIFNVLMLQVPNLISPDTPQGASDRDNVEVRREGRPPEFAFEPRSHVQLGESLGIVDIPRGVKIGGTRQYVLKNGGLQLHRAVQQLALDLLLNKGYELLDVPVMVKEGTMISTGYFPGNRDQSYGIQGEDKWLAGTSEVPLVSYYGGEIVDLSAPKRLGAVSACFRSEVGSAGRDVQGLYRVHQFAKVEQVVICKADLPEALDHLERMTANSEELLRLLELPYRVVAVCSGDLSQKNYKQYDIETWMPSRESYGETHSASLLLDFQARRSNIRYRDEDGRLRHAYTLNNTMVATPRILIPLLENHQRQDGSIYIPPALRPYMRGIDMLGPDNQTK, from the coding sequence ATGTTGGAAATCGGTTTAGTACGGGAACGGGCAGCGGACATACAGGAGGCGGCAGATCGGAAGGGGATTGCGCTGTCGATCGCCGAGCTGTTGTCGGTGGACGACCGGAGAAGAGCGTTGAAGCGTGAGACGGAAGAGCTGCGCGCAAGCCGCAACCGCAGCTCGAAAGCGGTCGAGGGGCTGATGCGGGAAGGCAAACAGGAAGAAGCGGAGCAGGAGAAGCGGCAAGCGGCAGCGCAGCTGGCGATGCTTAAGCAGGCGGAGGAACAGTTCCGGGAAGTCGAACAGATATTCAACGTGCTGATGCTGCAGGTGCCGAATCTTATTTCCCCCGATACGCCTCAAGGCGCGAGCGATCGCGACAATGTGGAGGTGCGCCGCGAAGGCCGGCCGCCGGAATTCGCATTCGAACCGCGCAGCCATGTGCAGCTTGGGGAGTCGCTCGGCATCGTCGATATTCCGAGAGGCGTCAAAATTGGCGGCACTAGGCAGTACGTGCTGAAGAACGGCGGTTTGCAGCTTCACCGCGCCGTGCAGCAGCTGGCGCTCGACCTGCTGTTGAACAAAGGCTACGAGCTGCTGGACGTACCGGTCATGGTCAAGGAAGGAACGATGATTTCGACGGGGTATTTTCCGGGGAATCGCGATCAGAGCTATGGCATCCAAGGTGAGGATAAATGGCTGGCCGGAACGTCGGAGGTGCCGCTCGTATCGTACTACGGCGGCGAAATCGTCGATTTGAGCGCGCCGAAGCGGCTTGGGGCGGTAAGCGCCTGCTTCCGCAGCGAGGTCGGATCGGCGGGCAGAGACGTGCAGGGGCTTTACCGCGTCCATCAATTCGCCAAGGTGGAGCAGGTCGTCATCTGCAAGGCCGATCTCCCGGAAGCGCTGGACCACCTGGAGCGAATGACGGCCAACAGCGAGGAGCTGCTGCGGCTGCTCGAGCTTCCCTACCGCGTCGTAGCTGTCTGCAGCGGCGATCTGTCGCAGAAGAATTACAAGCAATACGACATCGAGACATGGATGCCGAGCCGAGAGAGCTATGGCGAGACGCATTCGGCGTCGCTGCTGCTCGATTTTCAGGCTAGACGATCGAATATTCGTTACCGGGACGAGGACGGCCGGCTTCGGCACGCGTATACGCTGAACAATACGATGGTCGCAACTCCGCGCATTCTCATCCCGCTGCTCGAGAACCACCAAAGGCAAGACGGCTCGATATACATTCCGCCGGCGCTCCGGCCGTACATGCGAGGCATCGACATGCTGGGTCCGGATAATCAAACGAAGTAA
- a CDS encoding AAA family ATPase yields MNVGNIAQTANAIRANVSKVIVGKEEIVDQLIIAILASGHVLLEDVPGTGKTLLAKAVAKSISGEFKRIQFTPDLLPSDLTGIHFYNQKLGEFEFRPGPLFANIVLADEINRATPRTQSSLLECMEERQVSIDGTTHELGRPFLVIATQNPVEQQGTFSLPEAQLDRFLFKLKMGYPTTSEGIAIMKRFMADSPLEQLVPVVTTSQIEEAKQQYTSVQVTEELLGYMLAIVEATRKHPDAVLGASPRSSQALLRACQARAAIQGRDHVLPDDVKAMAVPVLAHRISLRSVQRMRPEAAENVIHSILSSISVPADEPLISRA; encoded by the coding sequence ATGAATGTGGGAAATATTGCGCAGACGGCGAACGCCATCCGCGCGAACGTAAGCAAAGTCATCGTCGGCAAAGAAGAAATTGTGGATCAATTGATTATTGCGATTTTGGCCTCTGGCCATGTCCTGCTGGAAGACGTGCCCGGCACGGGGAAGACGCTGCTTGCCAAGGCGGTAGCGAAATCGATCAGCGGGGAATTCAAACGAATTCAATTCACGCCGGACCTGCTTCCGTCGGATTTGACGGGCATTCATTTCTATAATCAGAAGCTGGGCGAATTCGAATTCAGGCCGGGTCCGTTATTCGCCAATATCGTGCTCGCCGATGAAATCAACCGCGCTACGCCGCGCACGCAGTCCAGTTTGCTGGAATGCATGGAAGAACGCCAAGTGAGCATCGACGGCACGACGCATGAGCTGGGTCGGCCGTTTCTCGTCATAGCGACGCAGAACCCGGTGGAGCAGCAGGGGACGTTCTCCTTGCCGGAAGCGCAGCTAGACCGGTTCCTGTTCAAGTTGAAAATGGGATATCCGACGACCTCGGAAGGCATCGCGATCATGAAGCGTTTCATGGCGGACAGTCCGCTGGAGCAGCTGGTTCCGGTCGTGACGACATCGCAAATCGAGGAAGCGAAGCAGCAATACACGAGCGTGCAGGTGACCGAGGAGCTGCTCGGTTACATGCTCGCGATCGTGGAAGCGACGCGCAAGCATCCCGACGCGGTGTTGGGCGCGAGTCCGCGAAGCAGTCAGGCTTTGCTGCGCGCTTGTCAAGCCAGGGCGGCGATTCAAGGCAGAGACCACGTTCTGCCCGACGACGTCAAAGCGATGGCGGTACCGGTTCTGGCGCACCGGATTTCGCTGCGAAGCGTGCAGC